The proteins below come from a single Kitasatospora sp. NBC_00315 genomic window:
- a CDS encoding YceI family protein has product MGLFNRTKTADATTADATGATGTVVTQAPTGPDLAHLTGDWAIDTTHSQVGFAVRHAMVTNVRGSFAEYDGKLHLDGGNPGNSSAELVIKVASIDTNQAQRDEHLRTGDFFAAETHPEITFRSTSAERLRGDSYRMTGDLTIKGTTRQVVLDLDYTGSATDAYGAERVGFEGAATIDRTDWGLSYNAALETGGVLIGEKIKLSFDISAVKAA; this is encoded by the coding sequence ATGGGCCTTTTCAACCGCACCAAGACCGCCGACGCCACCACCGCCGACGCCACCGGCGCGACCGGCACGGTTGTGACTCAGGCCCCCACGGGCCCCGACCTCGCCCACCTGACCGGCGACTGGGCCATCGACACCACCCACAGTCAGGTCGGCTTCGCGGTCCGACACGCGATGGTCACCAACGTCCGCGGCTCCTTCGCCGAGTACGACGGCAAGCTGCACCTCGACGGCGGCAACCCCGGCAACTCCTCCGCCGAACTGGTGATCAAGGTCGCCAGCATCGACACCAACCAGGCCCAGCGCGACGAGCACCTGCGCACCGGGGACTTCTTCGCCGCCGAGACCCACCCCGAGATCACCTTCCGGAGCACCTCCGCGGAGCGCCTGCGCGGCGACTCCTACCGGATGACCGGCGACCTGACCATCAAGGGCACCACCCGCCAGGTCGTCCTCGACCTGGACTACACCGGCAGCGCGACCGACGCCTACGGCGCCGAGCGGGTCGGGTTCGAGGGTGCGGCCACCATCGACCGCACCGACTGGGGCCTGAGCTACAACGCCGCGCTGGAGACCGGTGGCGTGCTGATCGGCGAGAAGATCAAGCTCAGCTTCGACATCTCCGCGGTCAAGGCGGCCTGA